One genomic segment of Chitinibacter sp. FCG-7 includes these proteins:
- a CDS encoding RDD family protein, translating into MAQSKPSGEIEVHGTAAAWGRRLIAFVYEILLLVAVLLIAEGIFQGVAQLLLGISPEQLSSLGLARILNAVWILLVCFAYFGWSWTRGQTLAMMTWRMRIAPLADQLSWRKAAIRFAVATLFYAPLLPLWILAIYQPQAKIWAWLGTAWFFLPWVLAWFDADKQLLQDRIAKTRIVNSPKK; encoded by the coding sequence GTGGCGCAGTCCAAACCATCCGGTGAAATAGAAGTTCATGGCACAGCCGCCGCGTGGGGGCGGCGTCTGATTGCGTTTGTCTATGAGATCCTGCTACTGGTCGCGGTATTGCTGATTGCCGAAGGCATTTTTCAAGGTGTCGCGCAGTTACTGCTGGGTATAAGCCCGGAGCAATTATCCAGCCTGGGTTTGGCGCGTATACTCAATGCAGTATGGATTCTGCTGGTGTGTTTTGCCTATTTTGGCTGGAGCTGGACGCGCGGTCAGACGCTGGCGATGATGACCTGGCGCATGCGCATTGCGCCGCTGGCTGATCAGCTCAGCTGGCGCAAGGCGGCGATCCGTTTTGCCGTGGCTACGCTTTTTTATGCGCCCTTGCTGCCGCTGTGGATACTGGCTATTTATCAGCCGCAAGCCAAAATCTGGGCTTGGCTTGGTACGGCATGGTTTTTTCTGCCCTGGGTGCTGGCCTGGTTTGACGCGGACAAGCAGCTATTGCAAGACCGCATCGCCAAAACCCGCATCGTCAATAGCCCCAAGAAATAA
- the lnt gene encoding apolipoprotein N-acyltransferase, giving the protein MVLTRPQQILFQTIAGALSVLAFAPVSQFWLMPVCLWVFLLGIQQAASARWAALNGFAWGMGYFCANASWVYISLHTHGGMPAWMAAGSTLGFAVFLALFPMLAAFFTRKPFSANTPRLEALRYAILAPTLFVIFEWVRGWIFTGFPWGSVGGSQLATMSGLYPIIGSYGVGFLLCLAVGTFVYEKRLGLGLAFALISTSSLLNQIDWTQPQGAPVKVSLLQGNIPQSIKWNPAIFVDSLGNYMDLARRAQGQLIVFPETAIPSMLDNIPPWYLDDLRQIMREKNAAMILGVATSSDDGQRHFNAAVDVANPQQNPYAKYHLVPFGEYIPAPQVFGPIYQFLQMPLMGLSRGEAVQAPFSMAGGKIAANICYEDAFGNEIRRNAVNATLLVNLTNMGWFDGSWAAEQHAEMARARALENGRYLIRATNTGKTAIIDHKGQLIAALPAEQRGVLEGQITHRTGTTPYQIWGDTPIVVLWFAILLAFLLLRGRRPEPA; this is encoded by the coding sequence ATGGTACTCACCCGCCCCCAGCAAATCCTGTTTCAGACTATCGCCGGAGCACTCAGCGTACTGGCTTTTGCGCCCGTGTCGCAATTCTGGCTGATGCCCGTGTGCCTGTGGGTGTTTCTGCTGGGCATTCAACAGGCGGCCAGCGCACGCTGGGCTGCGCTCAATGGCTTCGCCTGGGGCATGGGGTATTTCTGTGCAAACGCCAGCTGGGTTTACATCAGCCTGCATACCCATGGCGGTATGCCCGCATGGATGGCGGCTGGCAGCACCTTGGGCTTTGCCGTTTTTCTGGCCCTGTTTCCAATGCTGGCGGCCTTCTTTACGCGCAAGCCGTTTAGCGCAAACACACCGCGCCTTGAAGCGCTGCGCTACGCGATCCTCGCGCCCACGCTATTTGTGATTTTTGAATGGGTTCGCGGCTGGATTTTTACCGGTTTTCCCTGGGGCTCGGTCGGCGGCTCACAGCTGGCGACGATGAGCGGGCTCTACCCCATCATCGGCAGCTATGGCGTCGGCTTTTTGCTGTGTCTGGCAGTCGGCACGTTTGTGTATGAAAAGCGGCTCGGCCTGGGGCTGGCCTTTGCACTGATCAGCACCAGCTCGCTACTCAATCAAATCGACTGGACCCAGCCGCAGGGCGCGCCGGTGAAAGTGAGCCTGCTGCAAGGCAATATCCCGCAATCGATCAAATGGAACCCGGCTATTTTTGTCGATAGCCTGGGCAACTATATGGATCTGGCGCGCCGTGCGCAGGGGCAGTTAATCGTCTTTCCCGAAACCGCCATTCCGTCGATGCTGGACAATATTCCGCCGTGGTATCTGGATGATCTGCGCCAGATCATGCGCGAGAAAAACGCCGCGATGATTCTGGGCGTGGCCACCAGCAGCGACGACGGACAACGGCATTTTAATGCGGCAGTCGATGTGGCCAACCCACAGCAAAATCCCTACGCCAAATACCATCTGGTGCCATTTGGCGAATACATTCCTGCACCGCAAGTTTTTGGCCCGATTTATCAGTTTTTGCAAATGCCGCTAATGGGCTTATCGCGCGGCGAAGCGGTGCAAGCGCCATTCAGCATGGCTGGCGGCAAGATCGCCGCCAATATTTGCTACGAAGACGCCTTCGGCAATGAAATCCGCCGCAATGCCGTCAACGCTACGCTCTTGGTCAATCTAACCAATATGGGCTGGTTTGACGGCTCCTGGGCCGCAGAGCAACACGCCGAAATGGCACGCGCCCGTGCATTGGAAAATGGCCGCTACCTGATTCGCGCCACCAATACCGGCAAAACAGCGATTATCGACCACAAAGGCCAGCTGATCGCCGCCCTCCCCGCAGAGCAACGCGGCGTACTTGAAGGGCAGATCACCCACCGCACCGGCACCACGCCGTATCAAATCTGGGGCGATACACCCATCGTGGTACTGTGGTTCGCAATCCTGCTCGCCTTCCTGCTGCTCAGGGGAAGACGGCCGGAGCCAGCTTGA
- a CDS encoding RNA polymerase sigma factor — MSAPTEDVQSLGEFLAAVEQRAWRQAWLALRDREAALDVVQDAMFKLSHHYAEKPAQEWPLLFQRILQNTIRDYQRRNKVRSFWVSLFSAFGRADAPDDADPLDYLIDDSAFGRDAESQVSSQQRMALIEQGLALLPARQREAFLLRYWEEMDVAETAQVMGCSEGSVKTHCSRACHALAKWLSDQGVTL, encoded by the coding sequence TTGTCAGCCCCTACCGAAGACGTGCAATCGCTCGGCGAGTTTCTGGCCGCAGTAGAGCAGCGTGCCTGGCGGCAGGCGTGGCTGGCCTTGCGCGATCGCGAAGCGGCGCTGGATGTGGTGCAGGATGCGATGTTCAAACTCTCGCACCACTATGCAGAAAAACCGGCGCAGGAATGGCCTTTGCTATTCCAGCGCATTTTGCAAAACACCATTCGCGACTATCAGCGCCGCAATAAGGTGCGCTCGTTCTGGGTCAGCCTGTTTTCTGCATTTGGCCGTGCCGATGCGCCGGACGACGCTGATCCGCTGGACTATCTGATCGACGATAGCGCGTTTGGCCGCGATGCCGAATCGCAAGTCAGCAGCCAGCAGCGCATGGCGCTGATCGAGCAAGGGCTGGCTTTGCTGCCCGCACGTCAACGCGAAGCTTTTCTGCTGCGTTATTGGGAAGAGATGGACGTGGCCGAAACAGCGCAAGTAATGGGTTGCTCCGAAGGGAGTGTTAAAACGCACTGCTCGCGGGCGTGTCATGCTTTGGCCAAATGGCTGTCTGATCAAGGAGTCACTTTATGA